The following proteins come from a genomic window of Nodosilinea sp. FACHB-141:
- a CDS encoding NFACT family protein — protein MQPVDFTTLMALCHSLETDWVPARCETVVQIDTTTLALALRTLDRRGWLTISWHPQAARLHLGDAPPKGQDTFTFSQQLKHQISQLALVAIAPVAPWERAIDLQFGPRPGDPPQWHLYVEIMGKYSNVILANAQNQIVTAAHQVSDQQSRVRPIQTGDAYVLPPAIMNTLPSRQESQNAWQEQVTLVPTTLKKMLMQSYGGLSSSLVRSLLSAARLAPDQAAESLTQSDWDRLFEAWQRWLVCLEKGEFYPGWAEGGYTVLDWEGVAPVADVHQLLDKYYGREIALQQFDRLKNQIQQRLKGVLDKLRLKANTFEQRLDQSAQADQYRQQADLLMTYSHQWQPGLTQLTVEDFDTGEPVTLAIDPDKTAIQQAQRLYKQHQKLKRAKDAVAPLLAEVQAELAYLEQVEAALTQIPTYDEPADLEALIDIRNELIQQDYMASPDYRPTDRKANDEGFRRLQTPDGLPVLVGRNNRQNDLLISTVATDYDLWFHTQEIPGSHVLLRLGAGQVPSDRDLAYVADLAAYFSRARHADQVPVIYTQPRHVYKPKGARPGMVIYKQETVIWGQPRRVEQQQAKPLEPVEA, from the coding sequence GTGCAGCCGGTTGACTTTACTACTCTGATGGCCCTGTGCCACAGCCTTGAGACCGACTGGGTGCCTGCCCGCTGCGAGACGGTGGTGCAGATTGACACGACCACCTTGGCGCTGGCGCTCAGAACCCTCGATCGCCGCGGTTGGCTGACGATCTCCTGGCACCCCCAGGCGGCGCGGCTGCACCTGGGCGACGCGCCACCCAAGGGGCAGGATACGTTCACCTTTAGCCAGCAGTTGAAGCACCAGATTAGCCAGCTGGCGCTGGTGGCGATCGCCCCGGTGGCCCCCTGGGAGCGGGCGATCGATTTGCAGTTTGGCCCTCGCCCCGGCGACCCGCCCCAGTGGCACCTGTACGTTGAAATTATGGGCAAGTACAGCAATGTCATTCTGGCCAACGCCCAAAACCAGATTGTTACGGCTGCCCACCAGGTGAGCGATCAGCAGTCGCGGGTTCGGCCTATTCAAACTGGCGACGCCTACGTGCTGCCCCCAGCCATCATGAATACGCTGCCCAGCCGGCAAGAATCCCAGAATGCTTGGCAGGAGCAGGTGACGTTGGTGCCCACTACGCTCAAAAAAATGCTGATGCAGAGCTACGGGGGGCTGAGTTCGTCGCTGGTGCGATCGCTGCTCTCTGCCGCCCGCTTAGCCCCTGACCAAGCCGCCGAAAGCCTGACTCAAAGCGACTGGGATCGCCTGTTTGAGGCCTGGCAGCGTTGGCTGGTCTGTCTTGAGAAGGGCGAGTTTTATCCTGGCTGGGCCGAGGGCGGCTACACCGTGCTCGACTGGGAAGGGGTGGCTCCGGTGGCGGATGTGCATCAGCTGCTGGATAAGTACTATGGCCGCGAGATTGCCCTACAGCAGTTCGATCGCCTCAAAAACCAGATTCAGCAGCGGCTCAAGGGCGTGCTCGATAAGCTGCGACTTAAGGCCAACACCTTTGAGCAGCGCCTCGATCAGTCGGCCCAGGCCGACCAGTACCGCCAGCAGGCCGATCTGCTGATGACCTACAGCCACCAGTGGCAGCCCGGTCTCACCCAGCTCACGGTGGAGGATTTTGACACCGGAGAACCCGTCACCCTCGCCATTGACCCTGACAAAACAGCGATTCAGCAGGCCCAGCGCCTCTACAAACAGCACCAAAAACTGAAGCGAGCGAAGGATGCGGTGGCCCCGCTGCTCGCCGAGGTACAAGCCGAACTGGCCTACCTAGAGCAGGTAGAGGCGGCCCTGACCCAGATTCCTACCTACGACGAACCGGCGGATCTGGAGGCGTTGATCGACATCCGCAACGAACTGATTCAGCAGGACTATATGGCCTCGCCCGACTATCGCCCCACTGATCGCAAGGCCAATGATGAAGGCTTCCGTCGCCTGCAGACTCCCGATGGCCTGCCGGTGCTAGTGGGCCGCAACAATCGCCAAAACGATCTGCTGATCTCAACGGTGGCTACCGACTACGACCTCTGGTTTCACACCCAGGAAATTCCTGGTAGCCACGTGCTGCTGCGGCTGGGGGCTGGGCAGGTGCCCAGCGATCGCGACCTGGCCTACGTAGCCGACTTAGCTGCATATTTCAGCCGCGCCCGGCACGCCGACCAGGTGCCGGTGATCTATACTCAGCCCCGCCATGTCTATAAGCCCAAGGGAGCGCGGCCCGGTATGGTGATTTACAAGCAGGAAACGGTAATCTGGGGCCAACCTCGCCGGGTTGAGCAGCAGCAGGCTAAACCGCTAGAACCTGTAGAGGCTTAG
- the remA gene encoding extracellular matrix/biofilm regulator RemA has product MDIKLINIGFGNIVSANRVIAIVSPESAPIKRIISDARERGQLVDATYGRRTRAVIITDSGHTILSAIQPETVAHRFVSGKDSDGKA; this is encoded by the coding sequence ATGGACATTAAGCTCATCAATATTGGCTTTGGCAACATCGTATCGGCCAATCGGGTAATTGCCATTGTTAGCCCTGAGTCTGCCCCCATTAAGCGCATTATCTCTGATGCCCGCGAGCGGGGGCAGCTAGTCGACGCCACCTACGGTCGCCGCACCCGTGCCGTCATTATCACTGACTCAGGCCACACCATTCTTTCCGCCATTCAGCCCGAAACCGTTGCCCACCGCTTTGTCAGCGGCAAAGATAGCGACGGCAAAGCGTAG
- a CDS encoding SufE family protein, translated as MPADRPESIEKIVARFQKAADPKRRYEQLLWFAKKLDPLPEEYKTPDNKVPGCVSQVFVVADLIDGKVVYQADSDAQITKGLVALLIKALNGLTPDEIVTLTPDFIKDTQLDVSLTPSRANGFYNIFKTMQQKARGLHDGAAPGALLS; from the coding sequence ATGCCCGCCGATCGCCCCGAGTCTATTGAGAAAATTGTGGCCCGCTTTCAGAAGGCCGCTGACCCTAAGCGTCGCTACGAGCAGCTGCTGTGGTTTGCCAAGAAACTCGACCCCCTGCCCGAGGAGTACAAAACGCCGGACAACAAGGTGCCAGGCTGTGTTTCTCAAGTATTCGTAGTAGCTGATTTAATTGACGGCAAAGTAGTTTATCAAGCCGACTCTGACGCTCAGATCACCAAAGGGCTGGTAGCTCTGCTGATCAAAGCTCTCAATGGTCTTACCCCCGACGAAATCGTCACCCTCACCCCCGACTTCATCAAAGACACTCAGCTCGATGTCAGCCTGACACCGTCGCGGGCCAATGGCTTCTACAACATCTTTAAGACCATGCAGCAAAAGGCTCGGGGACTGCACGATGGGGCGGCACCGGGGGCGCTGCTGAGCTAA
- the metK gene encoding methionine adenosyltransferase produces the protein MSEYSIFTSESVSEGHPDKMADQISDAVLDAILKEDLHARVAVETLVKTGMAVIAGEVRTNTYVDLEDIVRNVILAIGYDSSDVGFDGASCAVLNAIGKQSSDIAMGVDVATDKDLGAGDQGLMFGYATNETDTLMPAPIYYAHRLVERQAYLRKHGVLPWLRPDAKSQITLRYEHLKPVAVEAVVLSTQHDPDISQADIREAVMEEIIKPVLPNSWLHADTQYHINPTGQFIIGGPVGDCGLTGRKIIVDTYGGMARHGGGAFSGKDPTKVDRSAAYAGRYVAKNIVAAGLAERCEIQVSYAIGVAQPTSISINTFGTGKISDGAIAELVRKHFDLRPQGLIDMLDLRRPIYQQTAAYGHFGRELPDFTWEKTDRADLLKTAL, from the coding sequence ATGAGCGAGTACAGTATTTTCACCTCTGAGTCGGTGTCTGAAGGCCATCCCGACAAAATGGCCGACCAGATTTCCGATGCCGTTTTGGATGCCATTCTCAAAGAAGACCTGCATGCCCGAGTAGCGGTCGAAACCTTAGTTAAGACCGGCATGGCCGTCATAGCTGGGGAAGTGCGCACCAACACCTATGTCGATCTAGAAGACATTGTCCGCAATGTAATTCTGGCCATTGGCTACGACAGCTCCGATGTAGGCTTTGACGGAGCCTCCTGCGCGGTGCTTAACGCCATTGGCAAACAGTCCTCTGACATCGCCATGGGCGTCGATGTGGCCACCGACAAAGATCTGGGCGCAGGCGACCAGGGGTTGATGTTTGGCTACGCCACCAACGAAACCGATACCCTTATGCCCGCCCCAATTTACTACGCCCACCGGCTGGTAGAGCGGCAGGCCTACCTGCGTAAACACGGCGTGTTGCCCTGGCTGCGCCCCGATGCCAAGAGCCAGATTACCCTGCGCTACGAGCATCTAAAACCGGTGGCGGTGGAAGCGGTGGTGCTCTCGACCCAGCACGACCCCGATATTTCTCAAGCTGACATCCGCGAAGCGGTGATGGAAGAAATCATTAAACCGGTGCTGCCCAACAGCTGGCTCCACGCCGATACCCAATATCACATCAACCCCACAGGGCAGTTCATCATTGGCGGCCCCGTCGGCGACTGCGGCCTCACCGGGCGCAAAATTATTGTTGATACCTACGGCGGCATGGCTCGCCATGGTGGCGGCGCATTCTCGGGCAAAGATCCCACCAAGGTCGATCGCTCGGCGGCCTATGCCGGGCGCTATGTTGCTAAAAATATTGTGGCGGCGGGCCTAGCCGAGCGCTGCGAAATTCAGGTCTCCTACGCTATCGGAGTGGCTCAGCCCACCTCGATCTCAATTAACACCTTTGGCACGGGCAAGATTTCTGACGGGGCGATCGCAGAGCTAGTGCGCAAACACTTTGACCTGCGCCCCCAGGGCTTAATCGACATGCTCGATCTGCGTCGCCCAATTTATCAGCAGACGGCTGCCTACGGCCACTTTGGTCGCGAGCTGCCCGACTTCACCTGGGAAAAAACCGACAGAGCTGACCTGCTCAAGACCGCTCTTTAG
- a CDS encoding FHA domain-containing protein — MITLSLLHPLHKTPVQSWSFDQESVIRIGRSTDNNVVLYSAVVSRHHVEIHRTDNGWAVKSIGTNGTYLDGRRITEVPVEDGIVIRLARSGPNIQIHMSEEKRDPLKELLSRRRTEDLKDHDHGTQSEPHDEERALPHQTTVINQ; from the coding sequence GTGATTACCCTCTCGCTGCTCCATCCTCTCCACAAAACTCCAGTGCAGAGCTGGTCTTTTGATCAAGAATCGGTGATTCGCATTGGTCGATCGACCGATAATAACGTGGTTCTATACAGCGCTGTGGTCTCTCGCCACCACGTTGAAATTCACCGCACCGACAATGGCTGGGCGGTGAAAAGCATCGGTACCAACGGTACCTATCTCGATGGTCGTCGCATTACCGAAGTCCCTGTAGAAGATGGCATTGTGATTCGCCTGGCGCGATCGGGGCCTAACATTCAAATTCACATGTCTGAAGAAAAGCGCGACCCCCTCAAGGAATTGCTCAGCCGTCGCCGCACCGAAGACCTTAAAGACCACGACCACGGCACCCAGAGCGAGCCCCACGACGAAGAACGCGCTCTGCCCCACCAAACCACCGTCATCAACCAGTAG
- the pgl gene encoding 6-phosphogluconolactonase — protein sequence MTAPQLEILSDKPALVQRALALVVEAIHSAVADHDYCTLALAGGSTPKPLYSGLAEQDLPWEKLYIFWGDERYVPLDHPDSNGGMAKAAWLDRVPIPPDHILYAPTLEGDPAASARQYEAMVKSIFGGLQGLGPDQVPRFDLILLGMGDDGHTASLFPHTEALGVNDRLITVGQKGIDPRLTFTAPLINHSHRVMFLVAGSDKQAALSQVFATDGDDEAYPSRMVRPQGELRWLLDRSAVGDLDLAAMVPN from the coding sequence ATGACCGCGCCGCAGCTTGAGATCTTGTCCGACAAGCCTGCCCTGGTGCAGCGGGCCCTAGCCCTGGTGGTCGAGGCCATCCACAGCGCCGTAGCCGACCACGATTACTGCACCCTGGCCCTGGCTGGTGGCAGCACCCCCAAACCCCTCTACAGCGGCCTGGCCGAGCAAGATCTGCCCTGGGAAAAACTCTACATTTTTTGGGGTGACGAGCGCTATGTGCCCCTCGACCACCCCGATAGCAACGGGGGCATGGCCAAGGCTGCCTGGCTCGACCGGGTACCCATTCCACCCGATCACATTCTCTATGCCCCTACCCTAGAGGGGGATCCAGCGGCCTCGGCCCGCCAGTACGAGGCGATGGTCAAGTCGATTTTTGGCGGGCTTCAGGGCCTTGGCCCCGATCAGGTGCCCCGCTTTGACCTCATTTTGTTGGGTATGGGCGATGACGGCCACACGGCCTCCCTCTTTCCCCACACCGAGGCGCTGGGGGTCAACGATCGCTTGATTACCGTGGGCCAAAAGGGCATCGACCCTCGCCTCACCTTTACCGCCCCGCTGATTAACCACAGCCACCGGGTCATGTTTTTGGTGGCCGGGTCCGACAAGCAGGCTGCCCTAAGCCAAGTCTTTGCGACCGATGGCGACGACGAGGCCTATCCCTCCCGGATGGTACGCCCCCAGGGAGAACTGCGCTGGCTGCTCGATCGCTCAGCGGTGGGCGACCTTGACTTGGCAGCAATGGTCCCTAACTAA
- a CDS encoding urease subunit gamma, translated as MQLTPQEKDKLLIFTAALVAERRKDRGLKLNHPEAVAYISAAILEGARDGRTVADLMSYGTTLLSRAEVMDGVAEMIHDVQVEATFPDGTKLVTVHEPIR; from the coding sequence ATGCAACTGACCCCCCAGGAAAAAGACAAGCTGCTAATTTTTACCGCTGCCCTGGTGGCCGAACGCCGTAAAGACCGCGGACTGAAGCTCAACCATCCCGAGGCCGTTGCCTACATTTCTGCGGCCATTTTGGAGGGGGCGCGCGATGGGCGCACTGTGGCCGACCTAATGAGCTACGGCACTACCTTGCTTAGCCGAGCCGAGGTCATGGATGGAGTGGCGGAGATGATTCACGACGTGCAGGTGGAGGCTACCTTCCCCGACGGCACCAAGCTAGTTACTGTTCACGAACCCATTCGGTAG
- a CDS encoding S41 family peptidase, whose amino-acid sequence MAVSGSNPGDIVLDAEAIEAVLGALVTQLDAYVFPEVAEKIQNDLEQRLEAGGYGDLTGGQQLADTLTAQLQQMSGDRNLRLHFSPAPLPHLEPDTAPDAAEIERQYQASRRRNFDFNKVERLPGNVGYIQLFSFEPPEFAGATLAAAMTLVAHTDALIFDLRHNQGGSPATVALLCSYLLPAHPPVHLNDLYWSETDETHQWWTVPYVPGQRYLDKPVFALTSPETFSAAEEFAYNLQVLKRGAVVGETTRGGANPGRGFRLHDHFWVFMPTGQAINPTTGRNWDGTGVVPTVKVPAETALDTAHLMALNHLLEAEPEGVARRELEETLPRVERSLQQKRQDLIANLGGPS is encoded by the coding sequence ATGGCTGTTTCTGGCTCTAACCCAGGGGATATTGTGCTAGATGCTGAGGCGATCGAGGCCGTGCTGGGAGCCCTGGTCACCCAGCTCGATGCCTACGTGTTTCCAGAGGTGGCAGAAAAAATTCAGAACGACCTTGAGCAGCGCTTAGAGGCAGGAGGTTACGGCGACTTGACTGGCGGGCAGCAGCTGGCCGATACGCTAACGGCTCAGCTTCAGCAGATGAGCGGCGATCGCAACCTGCGCCTGCATTTCAGCCCTGCCCCTTTGCCCCACCTGGAGCCTGACACAGCGCCCGACGCCGCCGAGATCGAGCGCCAGTACCAGGCCAGTCGTCGCCGCAATTTTGACTTCAATAAAGTTGAGCGTCTGCCGGGCAACGTAGGCTACATTCAGCTTTTTAGCTTTGAGCCGCCAGAGTTTGCCGGCGCCACCCTGGCCGCTGCCATGACCCTGGTGGCCCATACCGACGCCCTCATCTTTGACCTGCGCCACAACCAGGGGGGCTCCCCAGCTACAGTGGCGCTGCTGTGCAGCTATCTACTTCCCGCCCATCCACCCGTTCACCTCAACGACTTGTACTGGAGCGAGACCGACGAAACCCACCAGTGGTGGACGGTGCCCTACGTGCCGGGGCAGCGCTACCTCGACAAGCCCGTCTTTGCCCTCACTAGCCCTGAGACCTTTTCGGCGGCGGAGGAATTTGCCTACAACCTGCAAGTGCTGAAGCGCGGAGCCGTGGTGGGCGAAACCACGCGCGGCGGGGCTAACCCAGGGCGGGGCTTTCGCCTGCACGACCACTTTTGGGTGTTTATGCCCACGGGCCAGGCGATCAACCCCACCACCGGCAGAAACTGGGACGGTACAGGGGTGGTTCCTACCGTCAAGGTGCCGGCAGAAACCGCCCTCGATACGGCCCATTTGATGGCCCTCAACCACCTGCTAGAGGCTGAGCCTGAGGGCGTGGCTCGCCGTGAGCTAGAGGAAACCCTGCCCAGAGTTGAGCGATCGCTTCAGCAAAAGCGCCAAGACTTAATTGCCAACCTAGGAGGCCCGTCATGA
- a CDS encoding urease subunit beta, whose protein sequence is MIPGELLPAEGEIELNAGKETVTLAVANTGDRPIQVGSHFHFFEVNAALSFDRDQARGMRLDIPAGTAVRFEPGDERDVTLVPLAGERRVYGFNAQVEGAL, encoded by the coding sequence ATGATTCCCGGAGAACTATTGCCCGCCGAGGGCGAAATTGAGCTGAACGCGGGCAAAGAGACGGTAACGCTGGCGGTGGCCAATACGGGCGATCGCCCCATTCAGGTTGGCTCCCACTTTCACTTTTTTGAGGTGAATGCGGCGCTGAGCTTCGACCGCGACCAGGCCCGGGGTATGCGGCTCGATATTCCTGCCGGTACCGCCGTGCGCTTTGAGCCGGGCGATGAGCGCGACGTAACTTTGGTGCCGTTGGCTGGGGAGCGACGGGTCTACGGGTTTAATGCCCAGGTCGAAGGGGCACTGTAG
- a CDS encoding PIN domain-containing protein, whose translation MIGLDTNILVRYLTRDHEPQWQQASEVIQQNQPCFIANIVLCELVWVLRGAKYRFQKTEVVDILEAMLHSAAFEFENRSTLDQALQRYKQGKADFSDYLIGAVSRQAGCTETASFDGKLKGEKGFQCLD comes from the coding sequence ATGATTGGGCTTGATACCAACATCCTGGTTCGCTACCTTACCCGTGACCACGAGCCGCAATGGCAGCAAGCCTCTGAGGTCATTCAGCAAAACCAACCCTGCTTTATTGCCAACATCGTTTTGTGCGAACTCGTTTGGGTGCTTAGAGGCGCCAAATATCGCTTTCAGAAAACTGAAGTGGTCGATATTCTAGAGGCAATGCTCCACAGCGCTGCCTTTGAGTTTGAAAACCGTTCAACCCTTGACCAAGCCCTTCAGCGATATAAACAGGGCAAAGCAGATTTTTCTGATTACCTGATTGGAGCCGTCTCTCGGCAGGCGGGTTGTACAGAAACCGCAAGCTTCGACGGTAAGTTGAAGGGAGAAAAGGGATTTCAGTGCTTGGATTAG
- a CDS encoding AbrB/MazE/SpoVT family DNA-binding domain-containing protein produces MFSTTVTDTGQITLPDEIRQHLKLVSGSRVEFVIDESGQVKIFPLTVAIETLSGILRRPNTSPATQDDMDAAVSEGANDWA; encoded by the coding sequence ATGTTCAGCACCACTGTCACCGACACTGGGCAGATAACTTTGCCTGACGAAATTCGGCAGCATCTCAAACTCGTCAGCGGCAGTCGGGTCGAGTTCGTCATTGACGAAAGCGGCCAGGTCAAAATCTTTCCCCTCACCGTTGCCATAGAAACCTTGTCAGGCATCCTGCGTCGGCCTAATACCTCCCCCGCTACCCAAGATGACATGGATGCTGCCGTTTCTGAGGGAGCTAATGATTGGGCTTGA